The sequence below is a genomic window from Anaerocolumna chitinilytica.
GGATATAGAAAGAATCACTGATTTAAAGGCTTATAACAAAGCGGTTGGAAAATTATTGGCTGGATATGCCCTGCTTCAAGCCTTGACTGGAATACTGCTCCTGAATGCAACTAAGAAAGAAATAGAGTTCCTTATTATATTCTCCACCTTCTTTGGAGCGATTCTTATGATCATTTTATACGAAGCGATTGTTGCAGATAAGTATATTAAAAAGGATGGAGAGCACTGATGAAAAACAGGAAAGAAGTCATAGATTATTGTATGACTTTTAAAGATGTTTATGAAGATTATCCTTTTCATGATGAGAACTGGACGATTATGCGCTGTAAAGATAACAAAAAAATCTTTGCCTGTATCTTTTTGCGTGGAGATGATATATGGGTGAACATTAAAGCTTCTCCGGAATGGATTGACTTTTGGAGAAATGCCTGGTCATCGGTCATTCCAGCTTACCATATGAATAAGAATCATTGGAATTCTCTTATCTTAAATGGAGTAATTCCGGAACAAGATATAAAACGAATGATTGCAGAAAGTTATGATTTAGTAAAACCTAAGGGTAAACAAAAAAGTAAACGTGTAACAGAAAATAGATAAAAATTATACTTGACAATCATATCCAAAAGCAATATACTTAGGTAAATTAAAGCGTTAAACCGATGAACAAGAGAAGTAGGTAATGAAGTGCCTTACAGAGAGCGGCTTACTGGTGGAAGAGCGGCAGGGAGATAATTACTGAATGGACTTGTGAGGGTGACTCGAACGCAGTGAGCACTGTAAGTAGACGTCAACGGGAACCTCAACCGTTATCAGCGAGGTGTATATGATAGTATACAAACTGAGTGGATGCAATAGCATCAATATGGGTGGTACCGCAGAGAGTAGTCTTTGTCCCTTAAGTTTTAGGGATGGAGGCTTTTTTTATTGCTCTTTTTTGAATTTAGCCGCCCGTTTTACCCCTATTGGAATTCTTTATAATCGTTCTCTATTAAAGGAGGTATCTATGGTTACAAGTTATGAAGAGGTCTCAAAATATGAGACAGAATACAGCTTTATTCCCATATGCAAAGAAATATTATCGGATATGCTAACGCCTATTCTACTGCTGAAAAGATTCGCAGATTCAAGTGATAACTTCTTTCTTTTAGAGAGTGTAGAAGGGGGAGAACACTTTGGAAGATACTCCTTTTTAGGAGTACATCCATCCCTAAGGTTATTCGCCAAAGAAGGCAAAGCAGTTAGAATAACTGATTTAGTCGAACAAACACTGACTGTCACACCTGTTGAAGCACTTCGAAATCTTTTAGAAGAATATAAATCTCCAAAGATATCTGGAATGCCCACCTTTACCGGTGGAATGGTAGGTTACTTTTCTTATGAAATGATCGGCTATGCGGAGCCGAAACTAAGATTGAAACCGAGTAATTTTTACGATTATGATCTTTCCCTTTTTGATAAACTCATCGTATTTGACCATCTGAAGCAAAAAATAATGGTCATTGCCAATTACAGGGCAAGAGATGGGATAAAGGGATATGAACAAGCAGTAAAAAACATTGATACTATGATTACCCGTATATTTAACAATACTCCTCTTCCGGATCTTTCACCGGAAACGATCGGCGAATTTATCTGTAATACCTCTAAGGATAAATACTATGAAATGGTGGAAAGAACCAAGCAGTATATCCGGGAGGGAGATATTTTTCAAGGAGTTATTTCCAGAAGATTTGAAGCCGCATATAAGGGCAGTCTTCTTAATGCATACCGAATTCTTCGTACTACCAATCCATCCCCATATATGTATTTTATACAATGCGAGGATTTACAGATTGCCGGTACGTCACCGGAAACTATGATAAAGTTGGAGAATAAAAAGCTTACAACCTTTCCGGTTGCAGGTACCAGACCCAGAGGCAAGACAAAAGAAGAAGATAATTCTCTGGAAGAAGAGCTTTTACATGACGAGAAAGAGTTATCTGAGCACAACATGCTTGTTGACCTGGCAAGAAACGATGTGGGACGTATTGCAGAGTATGGGACCGTAATAGTAGAAGAATATATGAAGATACATCGTTTCTCAAAGGTAATGCATATTGCTTCCGTTGTCAGTGGAACATTACGTGAGGACAAAGACATTTGTGATACCATCAGTGCCTTACTGCCAGCAGGTACATTATCCGGAGCGCCAAAGTTTCGGGCCTGCGAAATTATTGATGAATTGGAGAAGGATGCAAGAGGCATCTACGGAGGAGCTATCGGATACCTTGATTTCTCCGGCAATTTAGACTTATGTATTGCTATTCGTACAGCAGTAAAAAAAGGGGATACTGTATATGTACAGGCAGGCGCCGGTATTGTAGCCGACAGTATCCCGGAGAAAGAATACGAGGAATGTGCTAACAAAGCAATGGCAGTCATGGATGCGGTAAAGAGAGCTGGGGAGGTAATGGATTATGATTTTACTCATTGATAATTATGACAGCTTTTCCTACAATCTGGTGCAGTTAATCGGAAGTATTATAAAGGAAAAATCCATTATAGAGAATAAGGCGCCGGAAGAAATCCTGGTTATCCGAAATGATGAAATGACGGCGGAGGATATTAAGAAACTTAATCCTTCTCATATAATTATTTCTCCGGGTCCTGGCAGACCAGCTGATGCAGGAATTTGTGAGGATGCCGTAAAAGTATTAAAAGGCCAAATCCCAATTCTTGGAGTATGCCTTGGACATCAAGGTATCTGTGAAGCCTTTGGCGGAGTTATTACTTACGCCAATACATTGATGCATGGCAAACAGAGCCTGGTGAAGCTTGATACTATAAGCCCATTGTTTCAAGGGCTTAATGAAGAAATTATGGTTGGAAGATACCACTCTCTGGCAGTTTATCAGAATAATCTGCCTGATGAACTTACCATTATCGCAATGGCCTACGACGGAGATATTATGGCTGTAAAACATAGAGATTATGATATATATGGTGTGCAGTTCCATCCGGAATCCGTACTAACACCTAATGGTCGAAGGATAATGGAGAATTTCCTTGATATATGAACCTCTTTTATAGTTCATAATATAGTTTTAACAATACGTTCGATATACTCAATCAATTATGCTGGAAGTAGTTAGATTAAGATCTAAAATTAACTTTAGAAAATCAAATTATATAAATTATATATGGTTACAAGAAAGGAGTCAGGATGATTAAAGAAGCCATTTATAAACTAACGAATAAAGAGAATCTTACCTTTGAAATGTCAGAAGGTGTTATGGATGAAATCATGAGCGGAGAAGCCTCGGATATTCATATAGGTGCATATCTAACAGCTCTGCGCATGAAAGGTGAAACCATTGAAGAGATAACCGGCAGTGCGGCAGGCATGAGAAAACACTGTGTCAGGCTTCTTCACAATATGGATGTTCTGGAGATTGTGGGCACCGGCGGTGATGAAGCCTATACTTTTAACATCTCCACCACCTCTGCCCTTGTAGTATCGGCAGCAGGTATTCCAGTTGCCAAACATGGAAACCGTAGTGTTTCCAGTAAATGTGGTGCTGCGGACGTGCTTGAGGCATTGGGTGTAAATATTATGATAAGTCCTGCAAAAAGTGCAGAAATACTCTCTGAGACCGGAATATGTTTCATGTTTGCCCAGACCTATCATACTGCTATGAAGTATGCCTCTCCCGTAAGGAAAGAACTGGGCATCCGAACAATCTTTAATATCCTTGGCCCGCTGTCCAATCCGGCCGGCGCTAATATGCAGCTATTAGGAGTATTTGATGAAAACCTTGTAGAACCCCTTGCTCAAGTTTTAAACAATCTAGGTGTAAAACGCGCGATGGTAGTACACGGCAGAGACGGGATTGATGAGATTTCCTTAAGTGGGGAAACCTTCTGCTGTGAGATAAGAGATGGTCAACTTTCTACTTATATACTGACCCCGGAACAATTTGGTCTGAAAAAGTGTCTAAAAGAGGACTTAGTAGGCGGGGGACCGGAAGAAAATGCACGGATAACCAGGCAAATCCTCTCCGGGGAAAAAGGCCCAAAAAGAGATGCTGTACTATTGAATGCAGCTGCATGTATCTATCTTGTAAAAGACAATATCACCTTCAATGAGGCTGTAAAAATTGCTGAAGAAACCATAGACAGCAAAAAAGCCTTAGAACAATTGGAAGCTTTTATTAGGCTCTCTAATCAATAATACAGAAAGGATAAAGATGATTCTTGATACCATTGTCTCAGCAACAAAAATCAGAATTGAAAAGGAAAAACAGGAAATCCCTCTGAATACCATAGAAGATTTGGCACAAAAAATGCCCCGGCTCGAAAACTATCCCTTTGAAGCTGCTTTGAGAAAAGATCTCTTTCATTTTATCTGCGAAGTAAAGAAAGCTTCTCCTTCCAAAGGAGTTATTGCTGAGGATTTTCCATACCTCGCTATAGCGAGAGAATATGAAGAGGCCGGTGCAAGCTGTATATCAATTTTAACAGAACCTTATTTTTTTCTCGGAAAGGATATTTATTTGACAGAAATTCGAAAAACTGTCACCCTTCCATTACTTCGAAAAGACTTTATTCTTGAACCTTATCAGATATACCAGGCAAAAGTCATAGGTGCGGATGCCATACTCCTGATATGTTCTATATTGAATGACAAAGAACTAACAGAGTATCTTAACCTTTGTAAATACTTGGGTCTATCTGCTCTGGTGGAAGCACATGATGAGGTAGAAGTAAAAAGAGCTGTACATGCCGGTGCATCCATTGTAGGAGTAAATAATCGAAACTTAAAAACCTTTGATGTAGATGTAACTTTAAGCACTACTTTAAGAAAATACGCACCAGACAATATTCTTTTTGTTGCAGAAAGCGGAATTAAAACTGCAGAAGATATCCGTATCTTAAAGGAAAACAAAGTAAATGCAGCCCTTATCGGAGAGACTTTTATGAGAACTTCGGATAAAAAACAGAAGTTAGCGGAATTAAGAGGTGAAGCAATTAATGGCAAAGGTTAAAATATGCGGACTTACCAGAGAAGAAGACATAAATATAGTTAACTACTATCAGCCGGATTATATTGGTTTTGTCTTCGCAGAGAGTAAGAGAAAGGTTACCAAAGAAAAAGCTGCCAGATTAAAGAGGCAGCTGGATACAAATATTCAAGCAGTGGGAGTGTTTGTTAATACGCCTATTCAGGATATTTTGGACCTTTGCAATGAAAATATTATTGATATGATACAACTCCATGGTAATGAAAAGGAAGATTATATACTTGAACTAAAAAATAAGCTGCCGCATCCAATAATAAAAGCGCTCAGACCTGACTCAAAAGAGAACATTGAAAAAAGCCTCACTTTACCCTCGGATTATCTCCTTGTTGATACTTATATAGAAGGACAGTTCGGAGGCAGTGGAAGGACTTTTGACTGGAGTATCCTTCCTGGGAAGGCAGAAAAAATCTTTCTGGCAGGAGGCTTAAACGCTGGTAATGCCGAAGATGCTATATTAACCTGCCGTCCATACTGCTTGGATGTGAGCAGTGGAGTAGAAACAGATGGATTAAAGGATGCCCTTAAAGTCAAAGCATTTATAGACATTGTAAGAAATGTAACCCAAAATATTAATTAAAACGGAAGAATAGCATTAGACTATTTCTATGGGATATATTTTAAGTTCTATATGAAATTATTATGGATTATCCCGAAATTTTAAGTAACATATCACAACAAAAAGACTGAGAGAAAAAAATCAAGAAAGGAAGCCATCGAAGTTCTTTCAGCTTCTTATATGGCGGTACCGTATATTCGGTACCAGATGATGATAAGATGAAAAAAGGCAGATTTTTAGAATATGGAGGCCAATACGTACCGGAAACACTGATGAATGCAGTGAATGAATTGGAGGAGGCCTATGAGCATTATAAAAATGACCCTGAATTTGTAAACGAACTTGAGGAGTTATACCGAAATTATGCAGGAAGACCTTCCCTTTTGTATTATGCAGAGAAGATGAGTAAAGATTTAGGCGGAGCCAGAATTTACTTAAAAAGAGAAGATTTGAACCATACCGGTTCTCATAAAATTAATAATGTACTTGGGCAGGTACTTTTAGCGAAAAAGATGGGAAAGAAAAGGGTTATCGCAGAAACCGGTGCCGGACAGCACGGAGTAGCCACCGCCACAGCAGCAGCTCTTATGGGCTTGGAATGTGAAATCTTTATGGGAAAGGAAGATACGGACAGACAGGTTTTAAATGTATATCGTATGGAACTCTTAGGTGCTAAGGTACATCCGGTGGAAAGTGGCACCCAAACC
It includes:
- a CDS encoding MmcQ/YjbR family DNA-binding protein, whose amino-acid sequence is MKNRKEVIDYCMTFKDVYEDYPFHDENWTIMRCKDNKKIFACIFLRGDDIWVNIKASPEWIDFWRNAWSSVIPAYHMNKNHWNSLILNGVIPEQDIKRMIAESYDLVKPKGKQKSKRVTENR
- the trpE gene encoding anthranilate synthase component I, whose amino-acid sequence is MVTSYEEVSKYETEYSFIPICKEILSDMLTPILLLKRFADSSDNFFLLESVEGGEHFGRYSFLGVHPSLRLFAKEGKAVRITDLVEQTLTVTPVEALRNLLEEYKSPKISGMPTFTGGMVGYFSYEMIGYAEPKLRLKPSNFYDYDLSLFDKLIVFDHLKQKIMVIANYRARDGIKGYEQAVKNIDTMITRIFNNTPLPDLSPETIGEFICNTSKDKYYEMVERTKQYIREGDIFQGVISRRFEAAYKGSLLNAYRILRTTNPSPYMYFIQCEDLQIAGTSPETMIKLENKKLTTFPVAGTRPRGKTKEEDNSLEEELLHDEKELSEHNMLVDLARNDVGRIAEYGTVIVEEYMKIHRFSKVMHIASVVSGTLREDKDICDTISALLPAGTLSGAPKFRACEIIDELEKDARGIYGGAIGYLDFSGNLDLCIAIRTAVKKGDTVYVQAGAGIVADSIPEKEYEECANKAMAVMDAVKRAGEVMDYDFTH
- a CDS encoding anthranilate synthase component II, translating into MILLIDNYDSFSYNLVQLIGSIIKEKSIIENKAPEEILVIRNDEMTAEDIKKLNPSHIIISPGPGRPADAGICEDAVKVLKGQIPILGVCLGHQGICEAFGGVITYANTLMHGKQSLVKLDTISPLFQGLNEEIMVGRYHSLAVYQNNLPDELTIIAMAYDGDIMAVKHRDYDIYGVQFHPESVLTPNGRRIMENFLDI
- the trpD gene encoding anthranilate phosphoribosyltransferase — protein: MIKEAIYKLTNKENLTFEMSEGVMDEIMSGEASDIHIGAYLTALRMKGETIEEITGSAAGMRKHCVRLLHNMDVLEIVGTGGDEAYTFNISTTSALVVSAAGIPVAKHGNRSVSSKCGAADVLEALGVNIMISPAKSAEILSETGICFMFAQTYHTAMKYASPVRKELGIRTIFNILGPLSNPAGANMQLLGVFDENLVEPLAQVLNNLGVKRAMVVHGRDGIDEISLSGETFCCEIRDGQLSTYILTPEQFGLKKCLKEDLVGGGPEENARITRQILSGEKGPKRDAVLLNAAACIYLVKDNITFNEAVKIAEETIDSKKALEQLEAFIRLSNQ
- the trpC gene encoding indole-3-glycerol phosphate synthase TrpC, whose translation is MILDTIVSATKIRIEKEKQEIPLNTIEDLAQKMPRLENYPFEAALRKDLFHFICEVKKASPSKGVIAEDFPYLAIAREYEEAGASCISILTEPYFFLGKDIYLTEIRKTVTLPLLRKDFILEPYQIYQAKVIGADAILLICSILNDKELTEYLNLCKYLGLSALVEAHDEVEVKRAVHAGASIVGVNNRNLKTFDVDVTLSTTLRKYAPDNILFVAESGIKTAEDIRILKENKVNAALIGETFMRTSDKKQKLAELRGEAINGKG
- a CDS encoding phosphoribosylanthranilate isomerase, with amino-acid sequence MAKVKICGLTREEDINIVNYYQPDYIGFVFAESKRKVTKEKAARLKRQLDTNIQAVGVFVNTPIQDILDLCNENIIDMIQLHGNEKEDYILELKNKLPHPIIKALRPDSKENIEKSLTLPSDYLLVDTYIEGQFGGSGRTFDWSILPGKAEKIFLAGGLNAGNAEDAILTCRPYCLDVSSGVETDGLKDALKVKAFIDIVRNVTQNIN